The Stegostoma tigrinum isolate sSteTig4 chromosome 38, sSteTig4.hap1, whole genome shotgun sequence genome contains a region encoding:
- the LOC132206489 gene encoding ferritin, middle subunit-like, with protein MASQISQNYHQDCEAAVNKQINVELTASYLYQSLMSYFDRDDVALTHVSRFFKDQSQEKQEHAEKLLKFQNRRGGRVLLQDVKKPERDEWGNSLQALQVALDLEKNVNQSLLDLHQLSTAQTDPHLCDFLETHYLDEEVEIIKQLGDNITNLKRLGAPENGMGEYLFDRLSLEQHKVKTALYLLTQLPDHKGLKEEAQQALISIQLAEAAEV; from the exons atggcctcccagatcagtcagaactatcaccaggattgtgaagctgctgtcaacaagcagattaatgtggagctcactgcctcctatctctatcagtctttg atgtcctactttgaccgggatgatgttgccctcacCCATGTCTCCCggttcttcaaagatcagtcccaggagaagcaggaacatgcagagaagctgctgaaattccagaatcggcgtggaggcagagtcctcctccaggatgtgaag aagccagagagggatgagtggggtaacagtCTGCAGGCGctgcaggttgccctggatctggagaagaatgtgaaccagagtttgctggatctacaccaactctccacagcccagactgaccctcat ctgtgtgacttcctggagactcactatttggatgaggaggtggagatcatcaagcaacttggggacaacatcaccaacctgaagcgcctgggagcccctgagaatgggatgggagagtacctgtttgacaggctctccctggag CAACACAAAGTGAAGACAGCCCTTTATCTACTGACCCAGCTGCCTGATCACAAAGGTCTAAAGGAAGAGGCCCAGCAGGCTCTGATTTCAATCCAGCTGGCGGAAGCAGCAGAGGTGTGA
- the LOC132206372 gene encoding ferritin, heavy subunit-like, which yields MASQISQNYHQDCEAAVNKQINVELTASYLYQSLMSYFDRDDVALPHFSQFFKHQSQEKWEHAEKLLKFQNQRGGGVFLQDVKKPERDEWGNSLQAMQVALDLEKNVNQSLLDLHQVATAQADPHLCDFLETHYLDEEVEIIKQLGDYITNLKRLGAPENGMGEYLFDRLSLEDSS from the exons atggcctcccagatcagtcagaactatcaccaggattgtgaagctgctgtcaacaagcagattaatgtggagctcactgcctcctatctctatcagtctttg atgtcctactttgaccgggaCGATGTTGCCCTTCCCCATTTTTCCCAGTTCTTCAAACATCAGTCTCAGGAGAAGTgggaacatgcagagaagctgctgaaattccagaatcagcgtggaggcggagtcttcctccaggatgtgaag aagccagagagggatgagtggggtaacagcctgcaggcaatgcaggttgccctggatctggagaagaatgtgaaccagagtttgctggatctacaccaaGTTGCCACTGCCCAGgctgaccctcat ctgtgtgacttcctggagacccactatttggatgaggaggtggagatcatcaagcaacttggggactacatcaccaacctgaagcgcctgggagcccctgagaatgggatgggagagtacctgtttgacaggctctccctggaggacagcagttag
- the LOC132206447 gene encoding ferritin, middle subunit-like encodes MASQISQNYHQDCEAAVNKQINVELTASYLYQSLMSYFDRDDVALAHFSRFFKDQSQEKREHVEKLLKFQNQRGGRVLLQDVKKPERDEWGNSLQAMQVALNLEKNVNQSLLDLHQLATAQTDPHLCDFLETHYLDEEVEIIKQLGDYITNLKRLGAPENGMGEYLFDRLSLEDSS; translated from the exons atggcctcccagatcagtcagaactatcaccaggattgtgaagctgctgtcaacaagcagattaatgtggagctcactgcctcctatctctatcagtctttg atgtcctactttgaccgggaCGATGTTGCCCTCGCCCATTTCTCCCggttcttcaaagatcagtcccaggagaagcgggaacatgtagaaaagctgctgaaattccagaatcagcgtggaggccgagtcctcctccaggatgtgaag aagccagagagggatgagtggggtaacagtctgcaggcaatgcaggttgccctgaatctggagaagaatgtgaaccagagtttgctggatctacaccaactcgccacagcccagactgaccctcat ctgtgtgacttcctggagactcactatttggatgaggaggtggagatcatcaagcaacttggggactacatcaccaacctgaagcgcctgggagcccctgagaatgggatgggagagtacctgtttgacaggctctccctggaggacagcagttag
- the LOC132206442 gene encoding ferritin, middle subunit-like, producing the protein MMASQISQNYHQDCEDAVNKQINVELTASYLYQSLMSYFDRDDVALPHVSRFFKHQSQEKREHAEKLLKFQNQRGGRVLLQDVKKPERDEWGNSLQAMQVALDLEKNVNQSLLDLHQLATAQTDPHLCDFLETHYLDEEVEIIKQLGDYITNLKRLGAPENGMGEYLFDRLSLEDSS; encoded by the exons ATGatggcctcccagatcagtcagaactatcaccaggattgtgaagatgctgtcaacaagcagattaatgtggagctcactgcctcctatctctatcagtctttg atgtcctactttgaccgggatgatgttgccctcccccatgtctcccgcttcttcaaacatcagtcccaggagaagcgggaacatgcagagaagctgctgaaattccagaatcagcgtggaggccgggtcctcctccaggatgtgaag aagccagagagggatgagtggggtaacagcctccaggcaatgcaggttgccctggatctggagaagaatgtgaaccagagtttgctggatcttCACCAACTtgccacagcccagactgaccctcat ctgtgtgacttcctggagactcactatttggatgaggaggtggagatcatcaagcaactcggggactacatcaccaacctgaagcgcctgggagcccctgagaatgggatgggagagtacctgtttgacaggctctccctggaggacagcagttag